From a single Streptomyces sp. NBC_00377 genomic region:
- a CDS encoding SDR family NAD(P)-dependent oxidoreductase, whose translation MGRLEGKIAVVTGAAGGIGAATARRLAAEGAHTVAADLDSDGAEAVVREIRAAGGSATAVPVDLGDVESVRAMVAAAVETYGGLDVLHNNAAATHLAARRDLAVLEADPAVWDETLRINLRGTMVAVQAAVPHLIARGGGSVINTSSGAGLAGDLRNPAYGASKAALLNLTQYVATQYGKQGVRCNAIAPGFIVTPASTGSAHGAIREAMLRHHLTPRLGRPEDVAAAVVFLASDESAFITGHTLRVDGGLLAHQPYVADLRDA comes from the coding sequence ATGGGACGACTCGAGGGCAAGATCGCCGTCGTGACCGGGGCGGCCGGGGGCATCGGCGCCGCCACCGCCCGCAGGCTGGCGGCCGAGGGCGCGCACACGGTGGCCGCCGATCTGGATTCCGACGGCGCCGAGGCGGTCGTGCGGGAGATCCGTGCGGCCGGGGGTTCCGCCACGGCGGTCCCGGTCGACCTGGGGGACGTCGAAAGCGTACGGGCCATGGTGGCCGCGGCGGTCGAGACCTACGGCGGGCTCGACGTCCTGCACAACAACGCGGCGGCCACCCACCTCGCCGCCCGCCGCGACCTCGCCGTCCTCGAGGCCGACCCGGCGGTCTGGGACGAGACCCTGCGCATCAACCTGCGCGGCACCATGGTCGCCGTCCAGGCCGCCGTCCCGCACCTGATCGCCCGCGGCGGCGGGAGCGTCATCAACACCTCGTCCGGAGCCGGGCTCGCGGGGGACCTGCGCAACCCCGCCTACGGCGCCTCGAAGGCCGCGCTGCTCAACCTCACGCAGTACGTCGCGACCCAGTACGGCAAGCAGGGCGTGCGCTGCAACGCCATCGCGCCGGGCTTCATCGTCACGCCGGCGAGCACCGGTTCGGCGCACGGGGCGATCCGGGAGGCGATGCTGCGCCATCACCTCACCCCGCGCCTCGGCCGGCCCGAGGACGTGGCGGCGGCGGTGGTCTTCCTCGCCTCCGACGAGTCGGCCTTCATCACCGGCCACACCCTGCGGGTGGACGGCGGGCTGCTCGCCCACCAGCCGTACGTCGCCGACCTCCGGGACGCGTGA